The DNA sequence GCCACTGCTAGTGACACACATACAAAAAAGTTCCCAGTGCGCAGTTTTGAGTCAATCTTGTTCAATAACAACAGATTTGTGAAAGGTGGTTCTGTAAAGTCAAAAGCCAACCAATTCCACAATTGTGAAAGCCTTCCAATCTACCAAGCAACTGGACCAGTTATTGACTCAGTGTCATGTATGCCCCTCCATTTGTCTCTGGGGCTTGGAAAGCAGGCACTTGAGCTGGTTGAGAGTGAAGCCATTTCACTGGATAATTCCATTAAAGAGGCAAATGGAGAGGCATCCCCAGAACTGGTTGAGGCATTCCAGAAACGAGAGGAACTGACTGTTGAGTGTGCCAATTTAGAGGAATTGTTGGAGGGTGACAATGAAGCCATTAATTCCACTGACGAAAAGCTTCGGAGTTTTATTGCTGAGACGGCTTCCTATCATCAAAAGGAGGGGCGAAGGTACAATGTGCAGAACTAAATAACAAATGccatctgaaaaaaaatattgatgaaaaagaaaccttgtaAGACACATTATCAACATGTCCCCCCTTTGTAAGTGGTTTGCAGTTCCATTAATTCTCAAGTTGACAAAATATATAGATAAAGACACATATATCAGTGACTTCACTTTCTAAGTCCATATGTAATTTACAATGAGCAACCATTTTTTGAAAAGGACCTTCATCTTTGTTGTACTGTAGGTTCACTACTCACACAGTGGAAGCTGTGAAAGCAAGAGAAAGGGCACGAGAGCTTAAAAAGGACAGAgatgaacaacaacaacaacaacaacaccaagACCAGTTGAAAGCAGCCAAGGAACAATTGACTACCATCACtgctaaaataaataatttgaaagGACCTTTCCAAAGGAAATTGGATGGAGTACTAGAAAGGATGAATTTGAAGAAGCAAGTGTATCATAAAGGGGCTCTGGTTGGTAATGATGTTGCTAAAATTCTGCATCCTGGAAACATTGggaaaattgtaaattgtttcaaaCCACTGAAAGTGAAACTTAAACATGGAGAACACAAGGTTTTCAGTGATCAAAGAAGCATGAACAAGGTGTCAACATTATTGACAAAACTTTCCCAATGTTTCCAACTGTACTCACCCAGCACTCCTCTCTGTCGACACGAGGTAGCATTCCTTGCAGTGCGATGTGCCAGCTTTGGTCACTGGTTTCCCAAAACCTTTCCAAACACCAACTTGCTTCGAAAGTTTCATGTGTTAACTTTCCATGTCCCTGAGAAAGCCATTTCTAAGCACACTGTGGGCATGGAAGCAGAACACTGTTCAGAAAGTATACACCCAGTGGTCAACAGGCTTGAAAGGACTTATGCAACGACACAAAATACATGTGATCGCTTGGCACTGATTGCTAAGAGCCAGTGGCTTCAAAGCAACTCCACTCtaacaaatttcaagaaaccTAAGCACAGGAACAGATCAGATGCAATTATAACTACAAAGGAAGAATAGCGTATAAATATGATTTAATTGGAACCTTTATCATACATGTTTGTCAGGGAATAAAATTGCCCCTTTTATTTTGATCAACATTGcacaaataattttaagaaGTTGTATCATTCCCGGTGAAGTAATATTCCCTTAAGTGAGGAAAGTAATTTGCCTTTACTTTAGTTTTTCATTCCTTTGCTTATAGCACAACATGCATTAGTGTAGCCACTCAGTACACTTTTTTGCAAGTTCAATAGCCAACCAGGAGTTTGCCTTTTTGTCAAGGATAAATGGTAGAGGGtcgaaaaattattcaaaattattttcaaattatttcttaGCTTCGTCAATTCAAAAGTTCACAGGCTCTTGTTTACTCAAGTTTCCCGTGCCTGTTCTTGCCACATTGGGgtcataattttgtttgtcaaaaacTTTTACATTCCCACGGACTCTCCGGCGTGCTGAGCATCAGAATATGGGCCTTTCTATTTTTACGGTCAAATTATTCTTATAGCAGAAGATAACGCGAACGCTGAAGGTGATGTTGTGTATCGTTGTCACACTCAAGTTTTAAAGCAAGATTGTCTATTCAGACCAGAAACCCAGtggttttttttgtctaaCGATCCACTCGCTTACGAAAAGATTAGACGGAAAAACCCTCAATATCAATTCGATAATAATTGAAGATTGATATCGATAAAGATAAAACGATATGAATTCAATTCATATAGATTGATGATGACATTGATGATGTCATATACATTGATGAAGACTGATTAATTTATTCCTATCGATTACTATtggatttttttattgctatcGATTACTAtcagatttttttcctttttgctttagCCTGTGTACATCCGTTCCTGGCCTCAGTAATACAAATAATACTGTAATACTGAGGCCAGGAACGGATGTATACACaggctattttgtttttcagtgcaCTGATAAAATAATGGACAcataattttgaataattttttgaccCTCTACCATTTACACTCGACCTTTGATTAGTAGCACCCTCTACTTTAAAGACACGTGTACAGCTGCATGGTTCAGTTGTTTACCGATTTATTGTCATTTgacaatttaattttataactttattttctttttcttggttaATTTCTTTAGCCTTTCTCTTTCCAGTCTTTCCTTTAACTCTTTCCTTCTTCTCAATTCTTCTTCctcccgttttttttttttcttctgggCTTCTgaaatgtattaattttttgagaCCAAAAATGccttaagtgttttttttttctaatgataaaatcaaatcaggaaaaattaaattggcGAAGGAAAGCTACCTTTTCTCCTCCTCGTTTTCATCTGGCCAAACAACACCTCTcggttttgaaattttaggaCGACGCCGACGACGACCAACTAAAACTGTGCTTCTTCAAACATAGAAAAACGAATATATTTAGCTAGTAGCTGAAGCCAAATGCCTTGAAAATAACAtatattaaaagcaaaacCCGAAAATTAAATGCACTACCTTTGTTTTGGCATTccgaaagaaacaaaacaagtcgTAACCATTGAGCCGGAAAATTGAAACACACACGGCAAAATTCCCGCGCTTTTTTGAGGACGCGACGGGTCGACACAGCATTAAATAAAGAGCGGCAAATTTGTGGTAAAAAATTGTCTGACAAAATAGAACGCTTCATTGAAATATTCGCAATTGACAGCTCGAGAATCTGTTGATCAAATTAACTTACAGTGAAGTTCGACGCATTTAAATATGACAGTATATGGTGAACGATCTATCCCTTGACGTTGTCCTGTCAACAATTTAATACCATAAATAGAGTACCATGACTTTTGAGTTAACCATTCAATGCTCATTATGTCCGTTGATAAATAATCGTCATAATATTTCATCgatgaaacaaataaactacacaaaaaaataaaaactaaccTGAGGCAACTGTCAAAGTTCTCCGCTAGGTTGGTGGAAAGCGCCAACAATCAGTACCACGCCGTATCTAGTGTGTTAAACAAAACCAGAACGCGCTAAAACCTCGAAATCGTCTTGTATATACTGAAAAAATTACACTCTCATACAATCGAGTTTGGTGCAAACTGAAACCAGGTGTGTAATCTTCTTTTGAGTGTAAGGCCTAATGGACAGCATTCGTTGATGAGCGGTGCTAGTAGAACGAGAAAAGAGTGTCGTTCTCACGGATCCTTCCTGTCAACTTCCATAAACTCTACTTCTGAGCCGTTTCACCGGTGAAAAAGGTCCAATACAAACATTTCCACTCGACAAACGCATTCtgttgaaaacaataacaccttttAACGTAAAATTGGAGTGAGGCAACCCTATCAATTTTGAGCGATTGCAAACGACACGTAGACAAAAACTGTCAAGTGCAAAGTCATGCTTCTGGTAAAACGTCGAGAAGAAACTGCTAACTATTAAAATTTCCAatacaacaggaaaaacagaACTTACCAGTATATCGGCCTGTTTCCGATGATGATCTTTACAGCACATTCGACACAGAAAAAAACGTCGACATTTATAGGAAACAGAAAAACGCAGAGGCACAAAACCGCAGGTCGAAAACCTCCGCTTCCACGTGATGGTAGAGATGGAACGCAAAACACAATTACGACCAGCGGACTCATCTTAAAATCTACCGCTGCAAAGTTATAGCGCGGGCTTCAAGTGGATCTGGCAGCCCAAGAATGAAACGCTCGTGAGGAACGTCGCAATTGTGCTCTTCGTTCGCCACAACAaccaaaaattccaaaaatctaGGTTTTGGTTGTATACATTGTAGGATGTCGTTTGTTGCTTTTTCGCGTGTCTTTACCATTGTAATTGGAATTCTTAGTAGATTAGTGTCATCAATTTTATGTACCAGTGAAGAGAAAAAGCGCCGGAGCAGAATCGCACCCACGAAAGAGGCGACAAAGAAGCAGACAACAATGTGGTCATTGCCAGCAATTTCTGGGCAATTTACAATACCACGAACATCGCAGACTTTCCTTCGATGCCACTATTAACGAATGGACAAATCGCCCGTGTAAACTAGTGGCGATTTCATGGCGATTTGTTActctcaaactgaaaaaaatgcctAGTAAATTGCCTCAAAATTAGAGCGTGTTCGAAATCGCGGCGATTTTGTGGCAACAAATCGCCACGAAATCGCCGCTAGTTTACACGGGCGATTTGGAATCGCCACAAAAATCGTCTGTGTAAACGCGCCTTGAGAGAAATTCCGTCTGCCGAAACGTAACGGAAACGTTTCCTGAATAAACTTAGGTGCCAGAAACAAAACGTAAACACGATACATTATTTCCGCTCAGGAAACATAACGGAAACTCGAACATATCTcaaaaaaatcgatttccGCGATTCCGCGGTTCGGATACGGAACGGAAACATATGTCTGTGCATTTCCGCCACTTTTACGATGAACGGAAACCCGCAGTTTCGTCCTGTGTTTGGATCTGCTTTTAAAGGCCATAGGTTCTCTTCTTTCTAAATCTGTCTGTATATTTGTCGTGGTTCATGAAGCCTGACAGCGAGTGGAATGAGAATTAACGCCTTGGATGTAAAAGGCGCACTGGATAAGAATCAGCAACTAATCAGCGCAGTTACGATTGTGTTAACACAGACACAGATGAATGTATTCGGTTGTATTTGGATCTTGTTTCAGTCTTTATTTCTGTCTGCAATTGTTGTGGTGTAGCGCGTGATATATTGAAGGATTAGAAGGAAACATTATTGAAGATTCTTATTGCGATTagtaaaaaggttttctccgttgataatttatcagcgaatgcctaaaaatgtcaaagaaaggaaaaacagcattCCAATGTTGATTTAAAACCAGTCACGGCAACAAGATAGGTATTTACTGCTCAACAAGAGTTGCAttcttcaaacttcaaaattaaacgaaaTAAATTCAACTCAGTAACCTCAAGAGGAAAATGTAAGGATGATTACAAAACATCCTTCGGTGATTATAAACATCATCAAGCTGCGTCTGACCTTGATATGACATTCGAAATACTTGTTTTCATGAGGAgtatttactttattttatatttttttattgacattattAGATGTGGAATGTGAGTAGTTCACTAGTTCACAAATGGTCTGTTAGATTGTTGCTTACACTTGAGAAGTTTATCAGATGTTTCAACCAAACTCTGGAATCCCATCGATACTACAGTTGATTTTCCATTTCCGTTGTAAGCCTTGGttgatttaagttgtttctcttGTCGAATTATGTAATCTATCACGTGCGAATTCTGAAATTGTTCACGTGGTTTGTTCAGTTAAATCTGTTCGTGTGGTTGATACAATGGACTTGcgctgtttcgttttttttttctttttttcacttagcaaaaataaatatgtgatttgctgtattattttcagatctataaaattaattgtttatacgaTTTATGGGACTCCAAGGTTCTTGGTAgtaacatgtttattttcatccaaCGAAACAATGTTGTTAAGAACCATCAATTAATGccagcttttatttttcctattCCTTGAACGTCCgttggcaaaaaaaacaagcaaacaaacaaacaagaaacaaatggcAAAATCtatgtgaaacaaaataattaatgccCATGAATCAGTTTCCGTCATGAGATTTCGCGGACTCCAGGGAGTCAGGTAcgatgtttgttatatatgatcgccattatgtgttaagatcattatttaaaattttttggttttatcaaacgagttgataaaggttgaattaccgccgtgaaaggtttagaaagctgacgtttcgagcgttagcccttcgtcagagcgaatagaggaattgtggggtgtagTAGGTTTGTATGaaagtgtagaggagctttgccactgatggaaatttgtgaataaattatagtggaatgagaggcgttgtttaattccgtgtggagagagtgtaccccgTTAAAAGATCAATTTTTGTTCgaaatttttgcggctttccgtgtttccgtggtgtaagcatagcccgcaaatagtcatctCGTGGTGAGAGTGATTAGTTAGATTGAACTCGCGCGCAACTGGTTTGAACGCAtgtgtcgttttttttctacgtCTCATGGGTGTTTGCGAAAGCGGTCCGCcaatcttctccctgtttcaCCTATGTAGATTCTTGCATAGTGTGCAGATTATATATCGAACAGATGACATTGACGAGAAGCATGTAAAGTGGTCCGTGACTTTAGCGGATCGATTTGGTCCTGAGATCGTAACTGTGTTCGAAAtgaagggacaagttttgcatagtgtgcgtttacatgtgaaggttcctggtttgGTTGTCAGGCTTAAATGCGCTCCTAAATAAGAAATTatctaagtttttgtcgcgtttgaatgaaatgagtggtggcaGAGAAAATATGTTTAGTTTCGGAAGcgttgcggagaattttgaagtttttgagaatgacatttttgattgcaaggttttgcgGATGGTaagcacatttcctcgcatttgttgttcaaGTCGGAATCgccactgcagaggcgtctcagtctgagaaattgagagaatggaatggcattttttacgtgttgtggatgagaagACGAATGCAACAactagttatgagaatcagtcgatttgtagtgtacgctagtagATAAACcattgtcgttgatagaaagttttaaTATCGAGAAAAGCTAACGAATTTCCACAAATTTCCCAAGTGTATTTTAGCccgggtgaaaagaattgaccgaggtaataaataggttgagttcttctctgctggatgaagtagcaccgacgcagtcatcgatgtataAATAGCGTCTataaagatcagcttttgCTCCTTGGtagttggaaaaaaaattgttttcgaTGTAGCCTACtaagaggttggcgtagctaggtcccattttggttcccattgcaacaccgttgatttgtttttgtagtagttgtcaccaaatgaaaaacagttgagtgtgagaaccagcTCAGCTAGACCGAGTCACGGTTTCCAAGCTCGGTTTTTTCATAGGACGTTGATTGAAAAAGTATTCAGTTGAGTGgttggaggccttcattctTAGGAATTACAGTGtgaaatgtatatgaaatgcatatttgtactgcatatttgtatttcatgcacatttcacatcatttcactacacgggaagatatgaactcaacaaattgacctcgcgcCAATTGTCtcgcttcacagctcagttggtcgagcatctcACGGGTCATCGCGGAGGCCACgagttcgaatcccgttgaagccctgatattttttaggcttcttccttccagctgcttaaaagttggaaattttactgcgatgatcactcttcactttgaaTTACAGTATATAAGGATGTTATTTCcgtgataaaaatgattttgttctcgcccgagaaattgaaattacggagaatttcaagtgcgtggttgctgtctttgatacATGAATTTAGTGATTTGACCATGGGTGCCATGACTTTGTCTCTTTGCATTGTCTCGTCGTAGGCTAcatcgaaaacaaacttcaattGATTAGATGAATAAGTAAATAGGCTGGTCTACTTAAACGACCTACATCTCATTAAAACCTCCAAGAACATCTGTCCCAAGAACCGGTTTGACCATCCCTCTTTCACCTCATGAACCTTCGTGACGTGAATATCAAAACCCTCTTCTTGAAACCCCTAGCCTTAAGATCTAGTCTTTCTGCACTAAGCACAGAGCTGCTGgttcaagattttttcgaGATCATTCAGATGTTTCACCTTga is a window from the Acropora palmata chromosome 14, jaAcrPala1.3, whole genome shotgun sequence genome containing:
- the LOC141865725 gene encoding uncharacterized protein LOC141865725, which gives rise to MQKVFGPVIEETMKVLSNITELDLKVDLTKNPMSPSQQPNFDIRGMGNWPHELQELFRNCQNEYRSQRCLLCQKTTHFQSHSSNCDTNNPSSAKYTISEFWLSLGGDWEFIARLLGLTGPNGTFFCNFCHAQLKDLEKGKPHTPWLLQHGATASDTHTKKFPVRSFESILFNNNRFVKGGSVKSKANQFHNCESLPIYQATGPVIDSVSCMPLHLSLGLGKQALELVESEAISLDNSIKEANGEASPELVEAFQKREELTVECANLEELLEGDNEAINSTDEKLRSFIAETASYHQKEGRRFTTHTVEAVKARERARELKKDRDEQQQQQQHQDQLKAAKEQLTTITAKINNLKGPFQRKLDGVLERMNLKKQVYHKGALVGNDVAKILHPGNIGKIVNCFKPLKVKLKHGEHKVFSDQRSMNKVSTLLTKLSQCFQLYSPSTPLCRHEVAFLAVRCASFGHWFPKTFPNTNLLRKFHVLTFHVPEKAISKHTVGMEAEHCSESIHPVVNRLERTYATTQNTCDRLALIAKSQWLQSNSTLTNFKKPKHRNRSDAIITTKEE